The stretch of DNA TATACAATCCATGATAAAATGCCCTAGCTGTGGTAGTTCTTATAAAAAAGAAAATGTCCAGCTGATGGGACAATTAGGACAAGCAGTATTAGTTCAATTAAGTTGTTATATATGCAAAATGCCTGTTATGGCAACAATTGTTGTTTCCGGTCCTAACGCAGGTAAACCATCCTTTGAAAAAGACAGTATCGAAAAAATATTAGATAATAATCCGATTGAACCTATCAAAGAAAAAACCGAAAACCCTGTTTCCAGCAATGAAATTCTAGAAATGCATGAATTTTTAGACGGGTTTGACGGTAACTTTGAATCTTTGTTTAATAAATAATTACCCTTGACCTGTATTCATTAGTTAGTTAGAATAGCCAACATAGTATTGGAGAATTAATTATGGAAAATTTCACGCTTAATGCACAAGAAAGAAATATTTCAGGAAAACAAGTCAGTCAACTAAGACAGAAAGATCTTATTCCTGCAATTGTTTATGGCAAAGATGAAAAAAATGAATCTATAACGGTTGATAAAAAAGAATTTCAAAAAATTTATAAATCTGTTGGAGAGAATACTTTAATTGATTTAAAGATTGAAAATAAAATTAAAAAGACTTTAATTTCAGATATGCAAATTGACCCTATAACAATGGAACCAATCCATATTGATTTTCATCAAGTTAAATTAACAGAAAAAGTCCACGCGGAAGTTCCGTTAGAGTTTATCAAAGAAGAAGAAGCACCGGCGATTAGAGAGTTAGAAGGTACTCTTGTAAAAAGTAAGGATGAAGTAGAGGTAGAAAGCTTGCCTTCTGATATTCCTCATTCAATAGAGGTTGATATTTCTAGTCTAAAAACTTTTGATGATATAATACATATTTCCGATTTAGTTGTTCCACAAAATATCAAAATCATTGATGACCCGGAAGACGTAGTTGTACTTGTTGAGGTGCCTAGATCAGAAGAAGAGTTAAAAGAATTAGAACAAAAGGTTGTAGAGGACGTAGAAAAAGTCCACGCAGTAGAGGAGAAAAAAGAAGAGGAAGCAGGGGAAAAACCAACCGAAGAAGCTAAGTAAGATATTATTTAACTTTTGGTTTCTTTTTTGATATATTAAAAGCAATGAAGAAATTAGAACAACTTTTTGGTTCAAAAACCCGAGTTAAAATATTAGCATTATTTCTCTTAAATTCAGAGCGCTCATTTTTTGTTCGTGAAATTACAAGAAAGTTAAATACCAGAATAAATGCCGTAAGACGAGAATTACAAATCCTAACAAATTTAGGATTTTTAAAGAAAAAAAGTGAAGGTAAAAAAATATTTTATTCAGCCAGCAAAGGATTTGTATTTTTTGACGAGCTGTTAGGCATAATTGAAAAAACAAGCAAATCAGATGACAAGATATCTGATGAAGTAAAAAGTTTGGGAGATGTTAATTTTGCTTGTCTCTCCGGACTATTTACAGGGAACAAAAATACAAAAGTCGATATGCTTTTAGTTGGTAATGTTAAAAGAGATAAGCTGAACAAATTTGTTAAAAAGCTGGAAAAAGAAGTGGGGGCAGAAATAAATTATACAGTCCTTACTAATAAAGAATACAACTATAGACAAAAATGCAAAGATCGTTTCCTTTTAGATATATTATCTAATCATTCTCTGATAATCGATAAATTAAATGGATAAATTTACCTTATCTATCATTTTAGGAATTGTAGCCGGCGCAGCAAGCCTTTTCGGCTCTCTATTTGTTCTTACAAAAAGAAAGATATCAAAAGAATCTTTATTTTATTTTATAGCAGCAGGCGCGGGATTTATTCTTGCGGCTGCTCTTTTAGAAATGTTGCCGGAAGCTATGAAAATTACGCCAAATGCAATGCTGTATATTATTTTAGGATTTTTTCTAATCCATTTTTTTGAACATATAATATCTTCCCATTTCCATTTTGGAGAAGAAACACACAAAGAAGAAATTCATAAATCAACTGCATGGTCTATATTATTAGCTTTAACCATCCATACTTTTTTAGACGGTGTTTCAATCTCAGCAGGATTTAATATTAATCTTCTATTAGGAATTACTATTTTCAGCGCAGTCATTCTCCACAAGATTCCGGACGGATTTACAATCGCCTCTGTAATGCTAGCATCAGGCCGAGAGAAAAAAGGCGCCTTGGCCGCTTCCCTTGTTATAAGCTTTTCTACTATAGCTGGGAGCTTCTGGGCAGCAACATTTACAAATTATACCCCTATACTGTTGGCGGTATCAGCAGGAGCATTTTTGCATATTGCCACAACAGACTTAATACCAGAAATTGTGAAACAGAAAAAAACTACCTATTCCCTTGCAATATTTGGAGGAGTTTTGTTATACTATCTGACTAAACTTCTATTAAATAGTGTAGTAATTTAAGCAATGAATAATAATAAAACAATTATAGAATTATCTTTTTCCTCAATATTTAAGTTTTTTGCGGTGCTTATTTTATTTATTTTTCTTTATCTTATCAGAGATGTGCTCACTATATTTCTAGTAGCATTAATATTTGTAGCGGCACTAAGGCCAACTGTTAGATATCTAAAAAAAACTGGGATACCTGCAAGTATATCTGTCCTTTCTATTTATATTATTGTTTTTGGTATTATTGGATTATTGATTTCTATTATAGTGCCTCAATTATCATCTCAAATTAAAGAACTATCATCAGATATTCCTAGATTTATTGAAAGAATAAATAATACCTTCGGTAAAATTCCAGAACATGAACGAATAGCTCAAAGCATTCAGCAAAGCCTTAGTAATATATCGGAAAATATGACTGGCTTTGCAATCAATATGCTATCAGCAGTTTCTAGATTTTTTGGCGGACTTATAAGCTTCTTTGTTATCCTTGTATTGGTTTTTTATATGTCAATTGCTGAAGATGAAACAATAAATTATATTAAATCGTTATTTCCAAAAAAGTATGAAGAAAAAGCTAGTATTATTGTTGAAAAAATCCATAAAAAAATTGGAAGTTGGACAAGAGGAGAAGTAATATTACTTTTCACAATAGGTATTCTAAGTTTTATTGGGTTAAAAATTTTAGGAATTAAATTCGCTTTAACTTTAGCGATAATTGCGGGTATCTTTGAATTAATTCCTGTTATCGGTCCGGTAATCTCAGCTATTCCGGCTATTTTTATAGCTTTCACACAAGAACCAGTTTTAGGACTAGCCGTTCTTATTCTATACATAGGAATACAGCAAGCTGAAAATCATATATTGGTTCCTGTAGTTATGAAAAAGGCAACAGGATTATCACCGATTGTTATAATACTTTCTTTATTAATTGGAGCAAAACTATTAGGCTTTATCGGGGTATTAATATCTGTACCTACGGCTGTAATATTATCGGTATTTCTAGAAGAATTAGTTACTGGAGACATTAAAGAAAAAGATATCCCAAAATTATAAATTCTTATTTTGATCTTTCTGCACACCTTTTGAAAAGGCGCATAAAAAACAGGTTTTTTGAAAGCGGTTCCAATTTCATAGTTGGAATCAGAACCTGCTCAACCTGAAACAAAGAGAGTAATAACATCTCTTTGTAAAGGCGGCCTCTTCTTAGAGACCGTTCAGGTTCGAAAGCTTGAAAAATACTTGTTTTTCGGCTTTTCAA from bacterium CG_4_10_14_0_2_um_filter_33_32 encodes:
- a CDS encoding ZIP family magnesium transporter, translated to MDKFTLSIILGIVAGAASLFGSLFVLTKRKISKESLFYFIAAGAGFILAAALLEMLPEAMKITPNAMLYIILGFFLIHFFEHIISSHFHFGEETHKEEIHKSTAWSILLALTIHTFLDGVSISAGFNINLLLGITIFSAVILHKIPDGFTIASVMLASGREKKGALAASLVISFSTIAGSFWAATFTNYTPILLAVSAGAFLHIATTDLIPEIVKQKKTTYSLAIFGGVLLYYLTKLLLNSVVI
- a CDS encoding 50S ribosomal protein L25, producing MENFTLNAQERNISGKQVSQLRQKDLIPAIVYGKDEKNESITVDKKEFQKIYKSVGENTLIDLKIENKIKKTLISDMQIDPITMEPIHIDFHQVKLTEKVHAEVPLEFIKEEEAPAIRELEGTLVKSKDEVEVESLPSDIPHSIEVDISSLKTFDDIIHISDLVVPQNIKIIDDPEDVVVLVEVPRSEEELKELEQKVVEDVEKVHAVEEKKEEEAGEKPTEEAK